A stretch of Phragmites australis chromosome 12, lpPhrAust1.1, whole genome shotgun sequence DNA encodes these proteins:
- the LOC133887469 gene encoding putative receptor-like protein kinase At3g47110, translated as MTASAMVGQLLLVLMALSAQLIICSSLYGNETDRLSLLEFKKAISLDPQQVLLSWNDSTHFCNWEGVMCRRKIPRRVTSLDLGNRGLVGHISPSLGNLTFLKHLFLATNIFSGKIPPSLGRLRRIRYLYLSNNTFQGEIPDFANCSNLNMLWLDGNRLVGQLPTYANLPPRLHDFQIFKNNLTGTIPPSMSNITTLTRLNIAFNQINGEIPSEIGMLPMLQLFDSAGNKLSGRFQPAILNLSSLVKLSLASNYLNGELPSNLGSSLPNLQFFYLGDNHFNWHIPSSLTNATKLFAVDMSSNNFTGVVPSSIGKLKELTWLNLEENQFQAHDKQDWDFMYSLNNCTELRALSLYGNQLEGEIPSSFGNFSTGNQLQELYIGSNRISGDFPTGIANHRSLNIISFGENQFTGAIPEWLGTLKNLQELDLSDNLFTGYIPSSLSSLSKLAQLALDYNQLKGKIPPSLGNLKALEILRIFNNNLYGRIPKEIFNIPTIVYISLSFNSLDGPLPLEIGNAKQLHYLFLSSNNLSNTIPDTLGNCESMQGIELDQNYLIGSIPASLGNMRSLEILNMSHNHLSGSIPQSIGSLQYLEQLDLSFNHLDGEVPETGIFQNTTAIRIDGNKGLCGGPAVLHLPACTVTPPSSTTKHMRSIVFKVVIPLASVASLAMVITVVLLLCMKRQKRKFMSLPSFGRNFPKVSYNDLARATNGFSTSNLIGRGRYSYVYRGELFQDGNVVAVKVFSLETRGAQRSFIAECNALRNVRHRNLVPILTACSSIDSEGNDFKALIYEFMPRGDLHKLLYSNGDEENSSGLCHITLAQRLCIVVDVADALEYLHHNNQGTIVHCDLKPSNILLDDNLTAHVGDFGLARFKVDSTTSSFGDSISTYSIAIKGTIGYVAPEYAAGGEVSTAADVYSFGVVLLELLIRRRPTDDMFKEGLSIARFTEMNMPDRVLEIVDPQLQQELDLSQETPAAVKENGVHCLISVLRIGLCCTKSSPNERISMQEVAAKLHGIKDAYLRGNRRS; from the exons ATGACGGCTAGTGCTATGGTCGGACAACTTCTTTTGGTGCTCATGGCTTTAAGTGCACAACTCATCATCTGCAGCTCCTTATATGGAAACGAGACCGATCGCTTGTCACTACTTGAATTCAAGAAGGCAATCAGTCTCGACCCACAGCAAGTCTTGTTGTCTTGGAATGATAGCACCCATTTCTGCAATTGGGAAGGTGTCATGTGCAGGAGGAAGATCCCGCGCCGTGTCACTTCTCTTGACCTTGGAAATCGAGGTTTAGTCGGGCACATCTCTCCTTCACTCGGGAACCTAACGTTCCTAAAACACCTATTCCTAGCGACAAACATATTCAGTGGAAAAATCCCTCCCTCCCTTGGTCGTTTACGTCGCATCCGATATCTCTACTTGAGTAATAACACATTTCAAGGTGAGATACCTGACTTTGCAAATTGTTCCAATCTCAATATGCTATGGCTGGATGGCAATCGCCTTGTTGGACAACTGCCTACATATGCCAATCTGCCTCCTCGCCTTCATGACTTTCAGATTTTCAAGAATAATCTCACTGGAACCATTCCCCCTTCCATGTCTAACATCACAACGTTAACTCGGCTCAATATCGCTTTTAATCAGATTAATGGAGAAATCCCGAGTGAAATTGGGATGCTGCCCATGCTACAATTATTTGACTCTGCTGGAAATAAGCTATCGGGAAGGTTTCAACCAGCCATCCTTAATTTATCTTCTCTTGTTAAACTAAGTCTTGCCTCCAATTATCTGAATGGAGAGTTGCCATCCAATCTTGGTAGTTCATTGCCCAATCTACAGTTTTTTTATTTAGGTGACAACCATTTTAATTGGCATATCCCAAGTTCATTGACAAATGCGACTAAGCTATTCGCGGTGGACATGTCATCTAATAATTTCACTGGGGTGGTGCCTAGTTCAATTGGAAAACTAAAGGAACTCACCTGGTTGAATCTGGAAGAGAATCAATTCCAGGCACATGACAAGCAAGACTGGGATTTCATGTATAGCCTAAACAACTGCACTGAGCTGCGTGCGTTGTCATTGTATGGGAATCAGCTCGAAGGAGAGATACCAAGTTCATTTGGCAACTTTTCCACGGGGAATCAGCTTCAAGAGTTGTATATTGGAAGCAATAGAATATCGGGGGATTTTCCTACTGGTATAGCAAACCATCGTAGCCTGAATATTATATCGTTCGGGGAAAATCAATTCACAGGTGCCATTCCAGAATGGCTAGGAACtttgaaaaacttgcaagaatTAGACTTATCTGACAACTTATTTACTGGGTATATTCCATCCTCCCTCTCGAGCTTATCTAAATTGGCACAGCTCGCTCTAGACTATAACCAGTTGAAAGGGAAGATACCCCCAAGTCTGGGAAACCTCAAAGCCCTCGAAATATTGAGAATTTTCAATAACAATCTCTATGGTAGGATACCAAAGGAGATTTTCAACATTCCTACAATAGTATATATTTCGTTATCTTTCAATAGCCTAGATGGACCACTACCTCTTGAAATAGGCAATGCCAAACAACTACACTATCTGTTTCTTTCGTCAAATAACCTGTCCAATACTATTCCTGACACGCTGGGTAATTGTGAAAGTATGCAAGGTATTGAGCTGGACCAGAATTATCTTATCGGCAGTATTCCAGCGTCACTAGGCAACATGCGCAGCTTGGAAATACTCAATATGTCTCACAACCACTTATCAGGATCCATACCACAGTCTATTGGTAGTCTGCAGTATCTTGAGCAACTAGATTTGTCATTTAACCATCTTGATGGTGAAGTACCTGAAACAGGTATATTCCAGAACACAACTGCTATCAGGATTGACGGAAATAAGGGGCTTTGTGGAGGGCCAGCAGTTCTTCACCTTCCAGCATGCACTGTTACACCTCCAAGTTCTACAACTAAGCACATGCGATCGATAGTTTTCAAAGTAGTGATCCCATTAGCAAGCGTGGCGTCACTTGCTATGGTCATTACAGTTGTCTTGTTATTGTGCATGAAAAGACAAAAGAGAAAATTTATGTCCCTCCCTTCTTTTGGTAGGAATTTTCCCAAAGTTTCTTATAATGATCTTGCAAGAGCAACTAATGGATTCTCCACATCCAATTTAATCGGCAGAGGAAGATACAGTTATGTGTACAGAGGTGAGTTGTTTCAAGATGGAAATGTGGTTGCTGTCAAAGTTTTCAGCCTAGAGACAAGAGGGGCACAAAGGAGCTTCATTGCAGAATGCAATGCTTTGAGAAATGTGAGGCACCGCAATCTAGTTCCTATCCTTACTGCATGCTCAAGTATCGATTCTGAAGGAAATGATTTCAAAGCTTTAATATATGAATTCATGCCACGAGGGGACTTACATAAACTACTATACTCAAACGGAGATGAGGAAAACTCTTCAGGCTTGTGCCACATTACTTTGGCTCAAAGGTTATGCATTGTGGTGGATGTCGCAGATGCATTGGAATATCTCCACCATAACAACCAAGGAACTATTGTTCATTGTGATTTGAAGCCTAGCAACATTCTTTTGGATGACAATTTGACAGCACATGTTGGAGACTTTGGTCTTGCAAGATTCAAAGTTGATTCGACAACATCATCTTTCGGTGACTCAATCTCAACTTATTCGATTGCAATAAAGGGAACAATTGGATATGTCGCTCCAG AATATGCAGCGGGTGGTGAAGTGTCAACTGCTGCAGATGTTTACAGTTTTGGTGTTGTTCTACTCGAATTACTCATCCGAAGAAGGCCAACAGATGACATGTTTAAGGAAGGTCTGAGCATTGCAAGGTTCACAGAGATGAACATGCCTGATAGGGTGTTGGAGATTGTTGATCCCCAGCTTCAACAAGAGTTGGACCTCAGCCAAGAAACTCCAGCGGCTGTCAAGGAAAATGGTGTACACTGTCTGATCTCGGTGCTACGCATTGGGCTCTGTTGCACCAAGTCGTCCCCGAATGAGCGTATCAGCATGCAAGAGGTGGCTGCAAAGCTCCATGGAATCAAGGATGCATATCTCAGGGGAAACCGAAGAAGCTGA